ATGGATGCTCTAATCATAGAGTCCACCTATGCTAAAGAGGCACACGAAGATAGACTGGAGCTTGAAAAGCGATTCGTTGAAGAGTGCAATAAAGTGGTTGATAATGGCGGTATAGTTTTGGTACCGGCGTTTTCGGTAGGCCGTTCGCAAGAGATCCTATGCATCCTGACGGCTCAAAACTTTAAACATACACTTTCGACCGACGGTATGGCAGTCAAGATGTTGGATCTATACCTAAAAAACAGAGAATTCATCGCGAATTATGGTCTACTTGAAAAGGTTAGAAAAAGAGTTAATATTGTCAGCGGCAAAAGGGAACGAAGGAGAGTACTCGAACAGCCCGGCGTCATAGTTTGTCCGGCCGGTATGCTCAAGGGCGGGCCCGCTGCATATTATGCTCAACAGATAGCTGACGACGAATCTTCAGCAATATTCTTGGTTAGTTATCAAATACCAGGAACGCCGGGTGCTTTACTGGTTTCGGAAAAGAAGTTGTCGGTCAACGGTAAGGAAGTGCCTGTCAAGGCTAGAGTTGAACACTTCTTGTTCTCAAGCCATGCCGGTCAGAAGGAGCTTCAGGCTTTATTAAGGTCTTTTAATCCCGGAACAAAAATCTTCACAGTTCATGGTGATGGTGACAGTTGTGAAGTCCTAGCCAATTGGGCCAGAGAAGAGTGTTCGTTAGACGCAGTTGCACCATCGCTGGGAATGACCTACAAAGTCTAACAGGGCCCTACCGGACTTTAATTTTTAGTTACAATCATGTTTAAGATACGTCCCTAACTAGATGAAAAAGGTGTAGATGAGAGTAAGTGAAATTTGGAAATTAATTTACAATAACTACATACGGGATTCTTCGAGGGCATACCGCATCTTTCACACTCTCTTAGAGTCGGTACCCCGAAATGCTTTTCAAGAAGTGGTAGAAAGCGTTTCACATGAGTCTTAAATAATAGGTATTTGAAGTTCGGAATCTCCTCCTCAATCTTTGACAAGATTTTCTTTCGCCTCATCATTCTCGAGCCTCTTATTAGCGGACACCTGTAATCCACATACTCTGTATGCGTAGATAGAACGTAGTAGAGGTTCTCCCGTTCGGTCATCTCTATTAGTGGTTTTATTTTCTTAATGATTTTCGGGTGTGTGCTAGTAAGAACGGGTTTGTTTCTTACCAAATCCTCTAACGTGCCGCTAATATAGTGATTGAACAAGACCTCAACGACATCGTCGAGATTATGGCCCGTGGCTATAGCATCTAAACTATTTTCAAGCGCAATTTTGTTTATCAGGTACCTTTTAACTACTCCGCATATTCCGCAAACCCTCCGGCCGAGTTTTGATGTTGCAAGATCGTTGAGTGAGTATCCCTCGTTCCTTTTCAAGTCATATACTATGTGTTCTATAGAGTTTTCTTGACAGAACCTCTGAACTAATGTTTGACAAGTATCAGAGTATTCAGGTATTCCGAGGTTCAGGTGTACCACCGTGAATCTAAGGTTTGGAAAAACGTTCAAAAGAAACCTGACTAAAGCCATGCTGTCTTTTCCTCCGGAAACAGCAACTCCTAAACTTTTGACGCGATCGAGCATCCTATACTTCAGTATCGTTTTCTTAACCTTCTTCTCATAATACTCAATAAAGCAGGAACGGCAGAGGTTTTTCTTTATGTTTTCCAGTAGGTAATTTGGCTCACCCTCAGACTTGCATTTACTACATCTGACCATTCCGTAACACATTAAAGAAATAAAATGTTATTTGAACTTATTTAAAAAAGCATGATGCGGCCGCCGGGATTTGAACCCGGGACCTTGGGGCTTGCCCCATACGACGGGGCCCCCACGTCCTACCAGCCTAGACTACGGCCGCGGCATACTCGGACAGAATGTCTTGATAATATTGTAGGATAGAAAGGGATAAATGTTGCGGGGAAGGGTCTGGTAATATTTAATTAATTCCCAGAATGGGGTATGGTGTTGGAAAAAGGGATGCTCGAGACAGACGTCATTTTCGAAAAGGGGTTGGAGAACTTCTACTCAGAAGATGCTGTGTTAATAGAAGGTCTGCCAGGTGTTGGTTTGGTTGCAAAGGTTGCTGTTTCTTATCTCTTAACTAAACTGGACTTGAAGAGAGTATGTCGGCTCTACTCACCATATTTTTCGAACATCGGCTTCATAAGAGATGGAAGACTCATGTTTAGCTTTAGCGATATTTATCTTGCCAAGTCGCCCAGACCTATGTTGTTGCTTTATGGAAATGCACAACCCATAACCAGCTATGGACAATATGAGTTCTGTGAGAAAATCTTAGACGTCGCACAGAAGTTCGGATGCAAATTCGTTATAACGTTAGGAGGTTATGGTAGGGATCTAGTATCAGATAAAAGGATGGTATTCTGCTCATCGACAGACAAGAATATGCTTGAAAAATGGGTTAGGAAGATCGGTGGTCTAAGATACTCTGGACAGATAATAGGAGCGGCAGGTTTGCTGGTCACGCTAGCAAGTATGAGGAACATGAACGGCCTTTCAATACTTATAGAGACTAATGGATCGGCTCCAGACTTCTTCGGAGCCATGCGTGCTATAGAATCCTTAAACAAGCTTCTCGACATAAATATTAAACCAAAAGACCTCGAGGAACTTTCCAGTGCTTATGCTTTTGCAGAGATAGAATACGAACGCCTCTAATGAATAGGAACGAACGTTAGTACGTATGGGTCTTAATTTTGATCATTTTGCCTCTTCTTTAACGAATTCTTCAAAGACCTTTTGGACACGTTCAGCAGCCGGCCCAGACCCCTCGATCACACCGCTCCTTGTTACCCTAATCCTATCCATGACAAGTATGACGTCCGCCTCCTTGATGTACTTGACCATATTAGGAAAAACACGGTTGAGTCTCTCTGCGAGCTTCTGCATGTCTATTCCTGCCTCCATCGTTTCGATCATCAATATATTACTACCGGATAGAAACACTTTCGGAATTACGTTGCCGCTCTCATCTTTTACATCTGCAAGCCATATGCTGTAGTCCGATGGATTATATGCTAATAGCTTTCCTTCTAACTTTATGCCTTGGACCGTTGAAACTCTGACGACTTTGTCTATCAGTGCCGCGAATTCATCAGAAAACCTCTTTGATGGTAACGCCATGAGCTCAACCTCGCTAATTTTATTTACTAAAGCTTAGATAAAAGTATAAAATGCAAGGACGAGCTTGTAATAGGGCTTGCTATCCAAAGTCGTTTAAAACGTTTTCTCCTCGTCCAACTCATCGTTTGCTTTAACTTCTGATGTTGTTGATTTACCTATCAGTGAGTCAAGTGGTTGCTTAATGACTATACCAAAACCAGATTGTATTTCGAATGTGTATATTGTGGGGTCCATCTGTGACCACCGCATCTTTCTTACGTACAGTGTCCTGACAAGCCTACCATCCAACCTATTTATGCCCATCACTATTACGCCCGACGCGAGGAATTCTTCGTAACCAAACCTACTTAGCCTAGTAGAGCCCGTAGGTATGTCTGTGATGAGCAGGGTTGTAGCTTTGCAGACCTCCTCTAAGTACGTTATGACCTCTCGTAAATACTCTCTAACATAAAATTCTTCTTTAGCTCCCGTAGCAAGGGCCGAGACGGGGTCCAGGACGATCCTCGATATGGGCCCTCCTTTAGTCACCCTTTTGATGGCTTCAATGAACGCCTTGCTCTCCTTCCCATATTTTCTGACTTCAGCAGCTTCGAGTCTTATCTCGAACGGGTAAAAAAGCCCACTCTTAACATAAGGCCAAAAGTTCCAGCCTAATGTCTCAGCACCCGTCAAGACGTTACTAACCCTTTCATCTAAAGATACGTAAACGCATGGCTCATTATGTAATAATCCGTCTCTCAAAAACTGTAGGGCAAGTATTGTTTTGCCGGCACCGGTTTCGCCGGCGACGAGGTATGTCCGTCCTTGGATGAAGCCACCTCCCAGCATCTTGTCGAGCTTTGGTATACCTGTCGAAATTCTTTGTAACAAAAGCAGTCAATATATTCAACTATTTTGTTCTTATAAATATATTCTGCTGTTACTACCCGAGCAAAGAAGTAAAGATATTCCTGATAAGCTCCAGGTTAGGCGTGACGTCTATGGACTCTAAGCCCTTAATCAACTCTGGGTTTGGATCTTTCAATATATTTCCTGTACATACACAAACGATCGTTTCGTTAGCATCGATCTCTCCGTTCTCTATAAGTTTCTTTGTGCCGGCTATCGACGCTGCAGCAGCTGGCTCAACACCGATCCCCTCAAGGCTAGCTAACATTCTCTGAGCCTCGATTATCTCAACGTCTGAGATTTTTGCAACGAGACCGTTAGATTCCTTTATGGCTAACAGTGCTTTTTTCCAGTTTACCGGTTTCCCTATTCTTATGGCAGATGCTATAGTATTGGGCCTCTCAACCGGTCTTAGCGTATTATATCCTTCCTTCACCAGATCCACAAAAGGTGATGCGCCTTCAGCCTGTATGCCAACCATCGACGGCACTTCATTTATGAGACCTACTAATTCCATTTCTTTAAACCCTTTCCAAGCCGCCGCTATATTCCCACAGTTCCCGACAGGAAGTACTACATATCTTGGCACCCTACCAAGTTGGTCTACTATTTCAAAGGCCACAGTTTTTTGCCCCTCGAGCCTCCATGGATTTATTGAATTAAGCAGATATATGCCCATCTCCTCGACAACTTTCCATACTAAGTTTAAGGCTTCGTCAAAAGTTCCATCTAATCTAACCACCTTAGCACCATACATCATGGCTTGGAATAATTTGCCAAACGTAACAGTCTGTTTCGGCACGATAACAATGCAGGGAATTCCAGCCTTAGCCGAATATGCTGCAAGCGATGCAGCGGTATTACCAGTTGAGGCGCACGCAACACCCTTTACCCCGAGTTTTAGCGCTTTTGTTATACCGATACACATACCTCTATCCTTGAAGCTACCTGTAGGGTTCGTACCTTCATACTTGACATAAACATCTTTAGCTCCCAACCATTCGCCAAGTTTTTCACATCTATAGATAGGTGTTCCGCCTTCGTTTAGCGATATTATGCCGTTGACGTCTTCAAACGGAAGAAACTCAAAGTATCTCAAAACATTAAAATTCCTAGACCTGAGTCTATTCCAAGAAATTCTCTCCAAATTTTTTAGATCTATGAGGACCTCTAACAGACCACCACAATCACATTTATACTTGATAACATCTTCATCGTACGTCATATGACATTCTATACATTCTTGCCAAACTTTTTTCATAACTTATCACATCCAATCACCGCACCAATTTAAGCGTTACTCGTACCCAGAAGATTATTAAATAGCAGAATCGGTTGGAGGTTTACCGTAAGCTTTACTTTATCCCCATCCCTAAGACCATGCCTCTCCCTGAGATTGTGTGGTGCCACAACCTCTATTACAGATGAATCATAATGGGTTCTTTCTATAAAGAGTATAGCGCACTCATCTTTATCGTTAAAGATCGCCTTTATACACTTGGCACCACCATAACTTCTCTTCTCGTCCCTGAAGCCCTCTATCACTATGTCAGCGGCTTTTTCTAATAACATTCTCCCCTCTATTGCCGTACTCGATAGAAGTCTGACGTTGAGCGTACCAAGGAAGGGTTCGAAACCCAGCTTCTCCTTGATTTGGTTATAATAGCCTGAAAGGCTGATGTAGTAAGCACCCTCGCCAAGACCAGAAAATACCCTACCTTCTAAAGTTATCTTTACAGGACGCTCAAATATTCCCTTCAGCCTAACATGCAAGTCAACCAATTCGCTCACACCTTTTTCTGTCAATTTCACATAAGTTTCTTTTCCGACGATTCTTCGTGTTATATAACCATCCCCCTCAAGCTGAATAAGTAGCCTTGATGCTGTTTGCTGCGAAATAGCAAGTTGTTTTGCGAGCATTGAAGTAGTTATTCGTACTTCATGAGCAAAGGCACCACTTTCTGCTAGGAATATAAGTATACTCTCCTTTCCCCCTAGCAACTTCATACGGATTACCAACTTAAATAACTAACAACTTTTCCATTACCCGTGGGATGTCTCTCATAAGTTTATGGTCTCGTTAACTGTCAGACCTTTTTCGGTAAATATGAGTATGTCTATACCGTTTCCACTTGCCGCGTCCCTAGCTATCGATACTTTGATCGCTTTTACGGATAAATCGTAAAGCTCTTTTGGTGTCATATCCTTTCTGTACTCGCTTTCAACAACCCCTATTGCTATCTCAGCGCCAGAACCTATGACAGCATAATCGTCCTCTATCATGGAGCCCAGTGGGTCCAATACTATGATGTGCGTGCCATCTTCATCAAACCCTCCAACTAAACTTTCCGTCAAATAAGGGAAAAATCTGCTACTGAATAGGTAGTTGGAGAGAACCTTGGCCACTGTCTGAACCCTCGGTTCGATGCGGTTCTCGATTCTATAGAGGTTTACCGCGGCTGTCGCATCCCTTATGAGCATCTGCATGTCAGCGACGAACCCTGCACACGCAGCACCTATCTTTGGAGTTATCTGGAATACCTTTCTTACGGATTTACTCACGACGAAGTAGCCATACGAAAGTCTTTTCTCAGAAGCTAAGGCGACAGCGCTTTTGCTCCTGATACCCAGCGTTGTTGCACCTGGGTACGGAAACTGCATGCTCAAATTTCGTTCACCGGTTCTCTCTGTTTAATTGGATTTAAGTCACATACTTAAATTTTCACCATCTCATAAGGTTTTCCTTAAATGAAGGGTTCGATACCCCTCCGTCTTATCCACTGATGGGCTAAAATTCGTAATAAGGAATTACTGAAGTTAAATAGTGGGATAGTGATTCGTGAATGACGGATGGAGGAGATCATCCGCTTTTATGAGCAGCCATCTTTAAAAGAGCCATGTCTAGTAGCAGGCTTCTATGGTTGGTCTGATGGTGGAAGAGTATCTAGCATGTCGCTCATTTACTTGCTGACGAAACTTCCATCAAAACTTTTTGCCGAAATGAACCCAGAACCCTTCTATGATTTCACAGTGAGAAGACCGTACGTTTCTTATAAATCAGGCATTATGACAAGCTATACCATGCCAAAAAATGAATTCTGGTATGTCAAGGAGGCTGGCGGCCGCTCGCTTGTGTTGCTCTTAGGTGAGGAGCCTAACCTGAACTGGATAAAATACGTTGATACCATAATACAGGTGATCAAAAAATTTGGGGTGAAGAGGGTTTATACAATAGGTGGTTTGTTGGACAGGGTACCGCATACCGTTGAACCTATTATAAGCTTTTTCATCAACAATGAAAACCTTAGAAAAGACGTGTTGATGTTTGGTGGAGAATTTACGAACTACGAAGGGCCCAGTAGCATCCATAGTCTTATACTTTACGCGTGTATGAAAGAGGACATAGAAGCCATGAGTATTTGGGGACATTCACCCATTTACCTTCCATTCCCAGACATTCAGACTACTTACTACATTGTAAGAAAACTCTTAGAGCACCTCAAAATAAAGCTGGACTTAAGTGACCTTGAAGCTGAGAATAGGGACTTCAAGACTAGGCTCGACATCGAGATGCAAAGTCAACCAGAGTTGAAGAGATTGGTCCTGGAGCTAGAAGACGAGTACTACAAGACACGAAGAAGACTCGGTTATATGTCCTAAAATCGTGAGAGGCGTTGTGTGCAGAAAATGTTATCGGGCTTGATGGCTCCATAGGAGAAGGCGGAGGTCAAGTACTGAGAACCGCTATAGCGCTCTCCGCCATGATGCTAAGACCCATAAAGATATACAACATCAGGGCTAAGAGATCGCCCCCTGGTCTTAGACCGCAACACCTGACCGCGGTTAAGGCAGTGGCCTGGTTATCGAATGCCGATGTTAAAGGGTTGAACGTAGGTTCTAGTGAAGTAGTTTTCATACCAAAAAGATTGAAGGGTGGAAAGATGACTTTTGATGCAGGAACTGCCGGTAGCACTACGTTGATACTACAGTCCTTGATGCCTGCCATGAGCTTTGCGGAAGAGCAAGTAGAAGTCGAGATAAGAGGAGGGACCAACAACCCTATGGCACCACCCTTCGAGTATCTTTCATACGTGCTCCTACCAGTTCTTAAGCAGATGGGTTGCAAATTTTCGCTCGAACTAATGAGGCGCGGTTTTTATCCAAGAGGTCAGGGGATAGTCAGGGTTAGGTCGGAGCCCGTAGACTATATTAAACCGATCAGACTCACGGAATTTTCAGGTGTAGAGAAGATATCGGGAATTAGCTACAGTTGTAGGTTACCAAGTCACATAGCGGAGCGTATGGCTAAGAGTGCATCTAAGTTTCTGAGCATGAATGGTTATGATAATGCTGATATATGGTTAGAAGTTTTGCAACCTGATACGCCTAAATGTTCGGTTGATGCCGGCTGTGGCATAATATTGTTCGCTAGGACGAAGGATGGACACATAATAGCATCTGATAGTCTAGGAAGGTTAGGTGTTCCTGCTGAGAAAATAGGCGAAGAGGTGGCAGCGGACTTAGTAAAACAACTGAACGCCAAAGCACCTGTTGATAAGCACCTCGGTGACCAGCTAGTTATATGGGTAGCAATCGCAAAAGGTTACTCCGAGTACAGGGTTACAGAGTTAACGCTACACACACTCACAAGCGTTGAAGTCTGTAAGAGGTTAACTGGCGCAGAATTTATGGTTGATGGTGCGATTGGCGAATCAGGCATGATATCCTGTAACGGCATAGGCTTAACGCGAAAAGTTGGAAAGTAAACGCATTAGTCAGCTTGATTTAAGTTCGAAACTTTGCAGCCCTATTAGCTATCAATGCAGAAAGGACACCTGCTGGAACACCACCGTCTATATTCACTACGCCTATACCAAGCGAGCATGACTGTAGCATTGCCATCAATGCTGTCTTACCTCGGCCACCATAACCATAACCAGATGATGTTGGAACGGCGATGATTGGTACATCGACTAGGCTGCCAACAACGCTAGGAAGAGCCCCTTCCCTTCCAGCCACGACTACTATAACATCGGCATCCCATTCTAGTAGTGTTTTAAGTGGTTCAAAAAGCCTATGTATGCCGGCTACTCCAACGTCGTAAAAGACCTTTACTGTACAACCCATTTCTTCGGCAACAACTCTAGCTTCCTCAGCTACCGGAACGTCATGAGTCCCAGCCGTGAGTATGCCGACCTTTCCACCAGTGCTGGGCCTAGGGTAGCCTTTGGCTCTCACGATAAGTATCCTGGCTAGTTCATTGTACTGGCGTTCGCAATCTTCTGGTATGCGTGTTATGAGATAATTATATCTTTCTCTCTGAAGCCTAGTTACTATAACCCTGCCGGCTCTCCCTAATAATGCATTTATTATCTCTGAAAGCTGCTCATCTGTTTTTCCCTCAGCGAGTATGAGTTCCGGTATGTCTTTCCTCAGCTCTCTACCAACGTCTAACCTTGCAAAGTTTGATACCTCTTGGATGGCAAGAAGTTTGATGAGCTTTTCAGCGTCGTTAATGGTTAGTTGACCCTTAGAAAACCTTGTGAGTATTTCGCGTAAGTTCATGTAAGATTTTATGTAATAACATGTTTATTCGTCTTTCGGATGGATTCAAGAAAGCTTCCCTGTCTGTACCCTTCTAAGTCCAGCGTCACGAAGGTGAATCCAAGGCTCTTAATATATCCGGCTATCTTGTCCATAAGGTTTACGTTAAACATTAAGTGTCTCTCGTCTTTGCCCACCTCTATCCTGACAATGTCCCCATGAACCCTAACTCGAAGGACTTTCAGGTTAACGTGTGTTCTTATGAATTCCTCAGCCATAGCAACCTTCTTTAAAAGCTCAGCGGTTATGGGATGACCGTACGCTATCCTAGACGCAAGACACGGAGATGAAGGTTTTAGCGCCGTAGGGAGACCGAGCAACTTCGAGATTTCTCTCACAAGCTCCTTTCCTATTCCCAGCTCAGCCAAAGGACTCCTAACGCCGAGCTTTCTAGCGGCCTCTATGCCAAGCCTAAAATCCTTTAAATCGTCAAAGTTTGTCCCATCTACCACCTGCTTAACGCCTAGGCTGGCAGCAAGTTCCAAAAACTTACTACACATTTCCTCCTTACAAAAGTAGCACCGGTCGAGCATGTTTCTTGCATATTCTGGTCTGGACGTTTCATCAATATTCACAAAAATTTGCTTTATGCCTATAAGCTTAGCTATCTCTGCAGCCTCTTTCAGCTCCCGCTCCGGAATTGATGGAGAGCAGGCCGTGGCTGCGTATGCCTTGTGACCTAACACCATAT
The window above is part of the Aigarchaeota archaeon genome. Proteins encoded here:
- a CDS encoding PAC2 family protein, with translation MEEIIRFYEQPSLKEPCLVAGFYGWSDGGRVSSMSLIYLLTKLPSKLFAEMNPEPFYDFTVRRPYVSYKSGIMTSYTMPKNEFWYVKEAGGRSLVLLLGEEPNLNWIKYVDTIIQVIKKFGVKRVYTIGGLLDRVPHTVEPIISFFINNENLRKDVLMFGGEFTNYEGPSSIHSLILYACMKEDIEAMSIWGHSPIYLPFPDIQTTYYIVRKLLEHLKIKLDLSDLEAENRDFKTRLDIEMQSQPELKRLVLELEDEYYKTRRRLGYMS
- the rtcA gene encoding RNA 3'-terminal phosphate cyclase, whose amino-acid sequence is MCAENVIGLDGSIGEGGGQVLRTAIALSAMMLRPIKIYNIRAKRSPPGLRPQHLTAVKAVAWLSNADVKGLNVGSSEVVFIPKRLKGGKMTFDAGTAGSTTLILQSLMPAMSFAEEQVEVEIRGGTNNPMAPPFEYLSYVLLPVLKQMGCKFSLELMRRGFYPRGQGIVRVRSEPVDYIKPIRLTEFSGVEKISGISYSCRLPSHIAERMAKSASKFLSMNGYDNADIWLEVLQPDTPKCSVDAGCGIILFARTKDGHIIASDSLGRLGVPAEKIGEEVAADLVKQLNAKAPVDKHLGDQLVIWVAIAKGYSEYRVTELTLHTLTSVEVCKRLTGAEFMVDGAIGESGMISCNGIGLTRKVGK
- the thrC gene encoding threonine synthase, which codes for MKKVWQECIECHMTYDEDVIKYKCDCGGLLEVLIDLKNLERISWNRLRSRNFNVLRYFEFLPFEDVNGIISLNEGGTPIYRCEKLGEWLGAKDVYVKYEGTNPTGSFKDRGMCIGITKALKLGVKGVACASTGNTAASLAAYSAKAGIPCIVIVPKQTVTFGKLFQAMMYGAKVVRLDGTFDEALNLVWKVVEEMGIYLLNSINPWRLEGQKTVAFEIVDQLGRVPRYVVLPVGNCGNIAAAWKGFKEMELVGLINEVPSMVGIQAEGASPFVDLVKEGYNTLRPVERPNTIASAIRIGKPVNWKKALLAIKESNGLVAKISDVEIIEAQRMLASLEGIGVEPAAAASIAGTKKLIENGEIDANETIVCVCTGNILKDPNPELIKGLESIDVTPNLELIRNIFTSLLG
- a CDS encoding Lsm family RNA-binding protein, whose amino-acid sequence is MALPSKRFSDEFAALIDKVVRVSTVQGIKLEGKLLAYNPSDYSIWLADVKDESGNVIPKVFLSGSNILMIETMEAGIDMQKLAERLNRVFPNMVKYIKEADVILVMDRIRVTRSGVIEGSGPAAERVQKVFEEFVKEEAK
- a CDS encoding proteasome subunit beta, with amino-acid sequence MQFPYPGATTLGIRSKSAVALASEKRLSYGYFVVSKSVRKVFQITPKIGAACAGFVADMQMLIRDATAAVNLYRIENRIEPRVQTVAKVLSNYLFSSRFFPYLTESLVGGFDEDGTHIIVLDPLGSMIEDDYAVIGSGAEIAIGVVESEYRKDMTPKELYDLSVKAIKVSIARDAASGNGIDILIFTEKGLTVNETINL
- a CDS encoding MBL fold metallo-hydrolase translates to MEITFLGSAGEVGKSAILIKTDKTRILLDYGIKPNDEPEFPAHVAPKDLDAVVITHAHLDHSGAAPLLYMDEGPKLYSTSMSLETCEILLEDFLRLSGYYVPYEYLEVEYMLGRAKRVYYREPIRINDVEIELLDAGHIPGSAQVVINADKRLLFTGDINPIKTRLLNGADVSRTDMDALIIESTYAKEAHEDRLELEKRFVEECNKVVDNGGIVLVPAFSVGRSQEILCILTAQNFKHTLSTDGMAVKMLDLYLKNREFIANYGLLEKVRKRVNIVSGKRERRRVLEQPGVIVCPAGMLKGGPAAYYAQQIADDESSAIFLVSYQIPGTPGALLVSEKKLSVNGKEVPVKARVEHFLFSSHAGQKELQALLRSFNPGTKIFTVHGDGDSCEVLANWAREECSLDAVAPSLGMTYKV
- a CDS encoding recombinase RecA; translated protein: MLQRISTGIPKLDKMLGGGFIQGRTYLVAGETGAGKTILALQFLRDGLLHNEPCVYVSLDERVSNVLTGAETLGWNFWPYVKSGLFYPFEIRLEAAEVRKYGKESKAFIEAIKRVTKGGPISRIVLDPVSALATGAKEEFYVREYLREVITYLEEVCKATTLLITDIPTGSTRLSRFGYEEFLASGVIVMGINRLDGRLVRTLYVRKMRWSQMDPTIYTFEIQSGFGIVIKQPLDSLIGKSTTSEVKANDELDEEKTF
- a CDS encoding PAC2 family protein, with the protein product MVLEKGMLETDVIFEKGLENFYSEDAVLIEGLPGVGLVAKVAVSYLLTKLDLKRVCRLYSPYFSNIGFIRDGRLMFSFSDIYLAKSPRPMLLLYGNAQPITSYGQYEFCEKILDVAQKFGCKFVITLGGYGRDLVSDKRMVFCSSTDKNMLEKWVRKIGGLRYSGQIIGAAGLLVTLASMRNMNGLSILIETNGSAPDFFGAMRAIESLNKLLDINIKPKDLEELSSAYAFAEIEYERL
- the larB gene encoding nickel pincer cofactor biosynthesis protein LarB: MNLREILTRFSKGQLTINDAEKLIKLLAIQEVSNFARLDVGRELRKDIPELILAEGKTDEQLSEIINALLGRAGRVIVTRLQRERYNYLITRIPEDCERQYNELARILIVRAKGYPRPSTGGKVGILTAGTHDVPVAEEARVVAEEMGCTVKVFYDVGVAGIHRLFEPLKTLLEWDADVIVVVAGREGALPSVVGSLVDVPIIAVPTSSGYGYGGRGKTALMAMLQSCSLGIGVVNIDGGVPAGVLSALIANRAAKFRT
- the larE gene encoding ATP-dependent sacrificial sulfur transferase LarE; protein product: MESADSKLSELIAWFKRFDSVLVAFSGGVDSTLVAKVAHMVLGHKAYAATACSPSIPERELKEAAEIAKLIGIKQIFVNIDETSRPEYARNMLDRCYFCKEEMCSKFLELAASLGVKQVVDGTNFDDLKDFRLGIEAARKLGVRSPLAELGIGKELVREISKLLGLPTALKPSSPCLASRIAYGHPITAELLKKVAMAEEFIRTHVNLKVLRVRVHGDIVRIEVGKDERHLMFNVNLMDKIAGYIKSLGFTFVTLDLEGYRQGSFLESIRKTNKHVIT
- a CDS encoding CTP-dependent riboflavin kinase, whose product is MKLLGGKESILIFLAESGAFAHEVRITTSMLAKQLAISQQTASRLLIQLEGDGYITRRIVGKETYVKLTEKGVSELVDLHVRLKGIFERPVKITLEGRVFSGLGEGAYYISLSGYYNQIKEKLGFEPFLGTLNVRLLSSTAIEGRMLLEKAADIVIEGFRDEKRSYGGAKCIKAIFNDKDECAILFIERTHYDSSVIEVVAPHNLRERHGLRDGDKVKLTVNLQPILLFNNLLGTSNA